A stretch of the Alnus glutinosa chromosome 6, dhAlnGlut1.1, whole genome shotgun sequence genome encodes the following:
- the LOC133870536 gene encoding glucan endo-1,3-beta-glucosidase 6-like, translating to MAKYLTLNLALIFLSFSINVSLVSGNIGINWGTQASHRLPPKTVVRLLEDNEIKKVKLFDADYGALKALGNSGIEVMVGIPNDMLQSLASSAKVAEKWVAKNVSKHVAKNNVYIKYVAVGNEPFSEAYQGSFLDAILPALQNVQLALTKAGISDKIKVTVPMSADIYQSSTGLPSGGDFRTDIYDQMLGIVKFLTAHSAPFTLNIQPFISLYTDPHFPLEYAFFDANATPLNDGGALYHNLFDASFDTLLWALRKNGYENIRVTVGEIGWPSDGDRNGILLYAQRFNQGFISRVTGSTGTPMRPAQPIEAYMFSLFDEDAKSIEPGKFERHWGLFTYDGLPKYELNLGTTKYGSLVRARDVHYLERKWCILKPSTKLNEPNVGTSVSYACEHADCSSLGYGTSCGDLDARATISYAFNQFYQTSNQLEAACTFNRTSMITKWDPSVGNCRFEIMLDPYYGGAETTHGSLRRPVAPHVVSALLFLLIII from the exons ATGGCCAAGTATCTTACGTTGaatcttgctttgatttttttgtctttttcaatCAATGTGTCTTTGGTAAGTGGGAATATTGGTATCAACTGGGGCACTCAAGCAAGCCACCGGTTGCCTCCGAAGACTGTAGTAAGGTTGCTCGAGGACAATGAGATTAAAAAGGTCAAGCTTTTCGATGCCGATTATGGGGCATTGAAAGCTCTTGGTAACTCCGGGATTGAGGTCATGGTGGGGATTCCTAATGACATGCTTCAATCTCTTGCCAGCAGCGCCAAGGTTGCTGAGAAATGGGTTGCCAAAAACGTCTCCAAACATGTGGCAAAAAATAACGTCTACATCAA GTATGTTGCTGTTGGAAATGAGCCATTTTCAGAAGCATACCAAGGCAGCTTCCTCGATGCAATCTTGCCGGCTCTACAAAATGTCCAGTTGGCACTAACAAAGGCTGGAATCAGCGACAAAATAAAGGTAACAGTCCCCATGAGTGCTGATATATATCAGAGCTCAACTGGCCTTCCTTCTGGGGGTGACTTCCGCACTGACATCTACGACCAAATGCTTGGCATTGTCAAGTTCTTGACTGCCCATTCAGCCCCATTTACTCTAAACATCCAACCATTCATAAGCCTTTACACTGACCCACACTTCCCTTTGGAGTATGCTTTCTTTGATGCTAATGCAACACCTCTAAATGATGGTGGAGCATTGTACCATAATTTATTTGACGCAAGTTTTGATACTCTCCTGTGGGCTTTGCGGAAGAATGGGTACGAAAATATTCGAGTCACGGTTGGGGAGATTGGATGGCCAAGTGATGGAGATCGGAATGGTATTTTGTTGTATGCTCAGCGGTTCAACCAGGGCTTCATATCACGTGTGACAGGTAGTACTGGAACACCAATGAGACCTGCGCAACCGATTGAAGCATACATGTTTAGCTTGTTCGATGAGGATGCCAAGAGCATTGAGCCAGGCAAGTTCGAACGTCACTGGGGGCTTTTCACATATGATGGCTTACCTAAATACGAGCTGAACCTTGGCACCACAAAGTATGGATCCTTGGTTCGGGCACGAGATGTGCATTACTTGGAGCGGAAGTGGTGCATCTTGAAGCCATCTACTAAACTTAATGAGCCAAACGTTGGTACAAGCGTGAGCTATGCCTGTGAGCACGCTGATTGCTCAAGTCTTGGATATGGGACGTCTTGCGGAGATTTGGATGCTCGGGCCACCATATCATATGCCTTCAACCAATTTTACCAAACAAGTAATCAACTGGAAGCAGCTTGCACGTTTAACAGAACTTCCATGATTACAAAATGGGACCCATCTGTGGGTAATTGCCGATTTGAGATAATGCTTGATCCTTATTATGGAGGTGCCGAAACAACACATGGGTCTCTCCGAAGGCCAGTGGCTCCTCATGTGGTTTCTGCccttctatttttattaattattatctgA